A stretch of DNA from uncultured Fretibacterium sp.:
GCAGCGCGTCGGGCGAAAAACGCTCGCACTGGATCACCTGGACGCCGGCCTCCGCGAACCGGACGGCCTCCTCCACGGAACCGGCCTCCGCCATGATCCTCCTCTCCGGAAAGCGCGCGGCCATCCTCGGGATCGCGGACAGGAACTCCGCCTCGTCCATGAAAGCCCGATGCTGGTCGAAGACGAGAATCGACTCCGACAGGCCCAGCCGGTGCACGGTCGCCCCACCGGCCAGAGCGGCCCTCACGGAGAGGTGCTTCGTCCCCGGGAAGTGCTTGCGGGTCACGGCAACCTCCACGGACGGGGACGCGGCCCTCGCGTTCCGCACGAGCTCGGCGGTCCGCGTGGCGATGCCGGAGGCGTACTCCATGACGTTCTGCGCCACCTTGTAGACGGCGTGCAGCTGCCCGGCCGTTCCCTCGGCACGGAGACAGACGGTTCCGGCTGTCAAGTGGCTGCCGCTTGGCCGTACCTCCTCCGCCAGGGCCCCGACGGCCCGGAACACCCGGGCGGCCTCCTCCACCCCGGCGATCACGCAGTCCTCCTTCGGGAAGCACTCCACGCAGCCGGGACGGTCCTCTATGCCGAGGGCGTCCACGGTCAGATCCATCAGGTTGAGGTCCTCCTTGATCCAGGCCTTTATGCGGCTCTCGGGTACGAAAAACATCGGTGCTTCTCCTTCCCTTGGACGGATCGCCAGCCCATAAAAGCGGCACCACACTGCGCCGCGCCTCAAAACCCTCCGCCCCCCCGCGCGCGGCACCCCTCCAGCAGGGCGTACAGCAACGTGCCGACGACGGCCAGCACGGCGCAGAGCCTCATGGCCCCGTCGAAATCACCCCGCGACACGCAGTTGAAGATCTCGAGGGAGAGGGTGTTGGTCCTGCCCGAGATGTTCCCTCCCAGCATCATCGTGATGCCCACCTCCCCCGAGGCCCTGGCGACCCCCAGCAGGAGGCAGGAGAAGAGCGTCCTCGAGACCTGCGGGACCGTCACGAAAAGGAACGTCCCCATCGCCCCGCACCCCAGGGTGCGGGCGGCCTCCTCCAGCCTGCGCAGTTCGGGGCGCTCCATCGCCGCCTGGAGGGGCCGGACCACCAGCGGCAGCCCCGCGACGAACGCGGAGAGGATCACCCCTGGCTCGGAGAAGACGATACGCAGTCCCAGCCAACGCTCCAGGGGCCCTCCAATGGGGCCGTTCCTGCCCAGCAGCAGCAGGAGGAGGAAGCCCATCGCCACGGGAGGGAAGATCAGCGGCAGCGTCACCAGGAACGCCAACGCGCGGGCCAAAAGGCCGCGCCTCCGGCTGCAGAACCGGGCACAGGGCAGCCCCACGCAGAGGTAGAGCAGGACGCAGGCCACGCACACCCTCAGCGTGAGGAGTATGGGGAAGCTCAGGGCAACCTCGTCCGACACAGCGCACCCCTCCCCTCCGGGAAATAGGGACCGATCACTCCGCCAGGTTCCGCCCCCCCGGACGGGGCGTGGAAAAAGCCGCGAAGTGGGCTCACCAGATGCCGTGACGTTTCAGGATCTCCTTGCCCTTCTCGCCCTTCAGGAACTCCAGGAAGCTCAGGACCCCGGCGTCCGTCTCCCGCCCCTGGACCACCGCGGCGACCATCCTCAGAGGTGGGTATCCCTCGGCGATCTCCAGCCATCCGCCCAGCTTCTGCCCGCCGTTCAGCACCATGACGCGGTTGACGAACCCCGCGTCCATCTCGCCGGAGGCGAGGTAGGAGAAGACCTGGGGAACGGTGGAGACGACCGCGAGCCTCTCCCCGAGCTTTTCGCCGATGCCGGAGCTCTTCAGGAACGCGGACGCGGCACGACCGTAGATGGCCGCCTTGGGATCGGGCATGGCGACCCGGGCGAAGTCCTGCTTCTCCAGGTCCTTCGGGGACTCGAGGCTCAGGCCCTTCCGCCACGCCAGGACCAGCACCGTATCGCCCAGCGGTTCGATGCGGCCGAACTCCAACCCCTGCGAGGCCGCTTCCAAAGCCCCCCTGTCCGAGATCACCACGTCGGCCCCGCTGCCCTGCTTGATCTGGACCAGCACCTGGCCGATGGGACCGCCGTACATCTCCTCGAGGGACTCGCCCGACTCGCGATAGGCCTTGCCAAGCTCCTCGACCATCTGCTTGTAGCCCGCCCCGGTGGTCACCGCGACGCCGCAGAACGCGGCGGTGGCAAACACAAAGACGCACAGCAGCGCCAACGGAAAAACACGCCTCATCCATTTCCTGCCCATCTCTTCATCATCCTTTCCTTATTCTTTCCCTATGGGGCCCTGCGGCATCCGCAGGGCTTTTCCCCCGGGCCCGGGGCCGCGAAGGCCGGACCGTGGGGGGCGCAGCCGGGTCTCCTCTCCCCTCTCCACGACGAGAACCCGGTCGGCAAGACGCCGGATCTCCTCCTCGGCGTGGGAGACGTAGAGCACGGGGACGCCGAGGGCCTGCGGGATCGTTGCGATATATCCCATCAGCTCGTCCCTGAGCCGAGCGTCCAGGGAGGCCAGGGGCTCGTCCATCAGCAGAAACGACGTGCAGGCCAGCAGGGCCCTGCCGATGGCCACGCGCTGACTCTCGCCCCCCGAGAGCGCGCCGACGCCGCGCCCAAGCATGGGCTCCAGGTCCATCAGCGCGACCACGCGCTCGAAAAAGGACCGGCTGTACGGCCGGCCGCAGAAACGCGGGGCAAAGAGCAGGTTGTTCCGCACCGAGAGGTGAGGAAAGAGACGATGCTCCTGAAACACGTACCCCACGCCGCGCCTCCGTGCCGGCAGAAAGACCCTCTCCGCCGCGTCGAAGAACACCGTGCCGTTGTGGACGATGCGCCCCTCGTCGGGGACGACGAGCCCGGCGACCATGTTGAGCAGGGTCGTCTTGCCGGCCCCGGACGGGCCGTAGAGGGCGGTGATCCCGACCCCATCCAGGACGAAGTCCGCACCCGTCGAGAAATCCCCCAGGCGTTTTCTGACCCGAACCTCCAGCACTCCTCCCAACAACACTCCTCCCAACAACATTCCTGCCAATAACACTCCTGCCAACTTCCGCACGAGACGCCATGAACCGGAACGACGCCCCGGCCTGCCGGGCATCGAGTTATTTCATGGAATAACTCGATGGGCCACAGTCAGAATAAGGCATAGAGGGAAAAGTGTCAAATTATTTTCAAATTATTTCAAGGATGGAAGGCCAAGCGCCGCGGCGATCGCGTGAGGGCGGCACACTCCGCGGCGTCTCCTCACCCCCAACCTCACACCCTCTACCGCTGCCGGGGGTCCGGCGCGGGGAAGAGGTCCAACAGCTTCTCCCTCAGCAACTCCATGCCGCGGCCCGCGCCAGCGCGGATCACGGTGAAATGGGAACTGCTCGGAAGCGCGACCTCGTTGGGGTCGATCAGGAACGCGGGTGTTCCGGGGCGCAGGTCGTGGATCAGTCCGGCGGCCGGGTACACGTTCAGGGACGTGCCCACCACGGCGAAGATGTCCGCCCCCGCCACCCAACGGGACGCCTCCGCGATCATCGGGACCGCCTCCCCAAACCAGACGATATGGGGGCGCAGCGGGGAGCCGTCCGTATCCGTCTCTCCAAACTCCATCCGGCTGTAGCCGATGTCGCGGACCCGGGTCTCGTCCCGGACACTGCGTACCTTGGTCAGCTCCCCATGCAGGTGCAGCACCTTCGTGCTCCCGGCGCGCTCGTGCAGGTTGTCCACGTTCTGGGTGACGATCCCCACGTCGAAGAACTCCTCGAGCTCCGCCAGGATGCGGTGCCCAAGATTCGGCTCCACATGGGCCAGCTGTTCCCGGCGCTGGTTGTAGAACTCGGTCATCAGTTTGGGGTTGCGGTGCCACCCCTCGATGCTGGCGACCTCCATGACGTCGTACTCCTCCCAAAGCCCCCCGGCGTCGCGGAAGGTCTTGAGCCCGCTCTCGGCGCTCATCCCCGCACCGGTCAGCACGACCAGGCGTTTTCCTCGTTTGTTCCCATCCATCCTCGCGGTCCCTCCTTCTCGATGATCCTCGACCAATCCGTCCCCGACAAAACCCCGCTCCCCCGGCCGCATCCCCTATACCGTGCCCATACGCTATAATTAGGGAAGCGCAGATAAAAATACACATCTTATCCAAGATGAATATGCAAAACATCAATATACAGAAAGCTCCGGCGCTTCCCTAAAATTTAACATGGGGGCTTGATAGAGAACCTAAGCGACCAACACAACTGATGAATAAACTAAGTGATCGACACAACTCGCGTTGCTCGTTGATGAAGCCCCTAAGCGACCCACTCAACTCGTTACACTCGTTGGTGGTCTGCTTATGGTCGCCTACTTATCGCATACGCTCGTTGGTTGTCTGCTTACGCCCCCAACCCCCAACGCCGCTATACAATAGCGGCGGCCCCGGCAGGCTTCCTCCTCAGAACAGGCAAGCTGGGGTTCCACGGGGAGGCGTCATGGATTAAAACGGTTTCTCCTTAAAATTATCGCACATCAGGCACGCTGAGGAAAGGAACGTACCCGGACAAAGGATTTTTTTGAATGTGGTCGTCGAAGCCGGGGCGGAATTGGAGCGAAAGGATCGGATGGTATTGAGTAAAAACTACGGTCAACTGCAGCGCCAGGGAAGGCAGCTGAGATCACGGATTGCGGAGGGCATGGTCTTTCTGCGGCGCTTCGTCGGCGCTCCTCGCCAGGTGGGGAGCGTCATACCCAGCTCGCCTTACCTCACCCGCGCGGTCCTGGACAAGATCGACTGGAGCCAGGTCCGAAACATCGCCGAGCTCGGGGCCGGGACGGGGGTCTTCACCCGGAGCATCGTCCGCCGGGCGCGGCCCGACGCCCGACTTCTCGTGTTCGAGATCGACCCAGACCTCCAGCGGATGATCGGCGTCTCGCACCCCGGCCTGAAGCTCTACGGGGACGCCCAGGAACTGCCCGCCATTCTGGAGGACCTGGGAATCGACAAGCTGGACTGCATCGTCTCGAGCCTGCCCTTCACCGTCCTCCCCCCGGCGATGACCGCCCGTATCCTGGACGCCGTCCAGGATACCCTGGTCTCCGGCGGTAAGTTCGTGGCCTATCAGTACTCCAAGATCATGAAGCGCCACTTCGAATCGCGCTTCTCGGAGATCCGGACCTCCTTCGTCCCCATCAACATCCCTCCGGCGTTCGTCTACGAGTGCCGGGGAGACATCCGGAAAAAATGAGAGGGGGGAGACCCCCTCTCATTTTTTCTTTTCCTCTCCCAATTCTTTTTCCCCGTTCTGCGGCGCTCGTCATTTCTCGATGACGATACGGCCGTCCGTCCTCATGCTCACCCTTCCGTCGGGGAAGAAACGCAGGTAGTCCACCATAGCATCCACGTCCCGGACCTCCGTCGATTCCCTCCGGGCCTCCTCGAACACGAAGTAACGGTCGCCCCCGCCCGCAGTCCAGCTGTTGACCGCCACGGTGTACTCTTCCTTATCGTCGACCTCACGCCACTCCCCGTCCTTCAGCACGGAGATCTGTTTCAGGCGGTTACCCCAGGATAAAAGCCTGCCCTCCGCGTCGAAGGACGCGGCCTTCTCCTTGAGGTCGTAGACGACCTTCAGCCCGGAGATCTGGAGGAACCCTCCGTCCGGGACGCGAAACGCGGGGTCGAAATGCTCGCCCTCGGCAACCAGGGCGGAGGCGGAGAGCTCCATGATCTGCCGAAGCTGTTTTCCCGTCACCGTGATGACGTCGATGGTGTTGCCGAACGGCAGGATCTCCATCAGGTTCTTCTCCGAGACCTCCCCGGCGGGGAAGATCCGGTCCCCCCTCAGGGATCCGCCGTTGGCGAGCCCCACATCCGTCTTGAACCTCCACCGAAGCCCATCCGCCACGAAGTCCCCCAGAGGCATCTCCCGAATCCGCAGCGCCCTCTTGTGGGCGTCGACGGGGGTCTCGAAGAAGCCCACCGCCCGCTCCAGGCTGCTGTTTAACTTGCCCTCGTACTCCGCAGCAATCCTCATGACCTCTGGGTTCGGGGGCGTCTTCGGAGAAATGTTCAAAAGGCGCCAGGACGTCTGCTCCCACAGCAACCTGCCCTTTTCGGTCGTCAGGACGAGTTTGCCCAGGAACTTTCCCCTGGAGCCGCTCCAGGCCAGGGCAGTCATCCAATTATCGGGACCCTGGACAAGCTGCAGCTGCACCTCCTCCTTCTCGGAGACCCCGCGGCCGACGATCGCGTGGATCCCCGAGACCGACTCCGCCAAGCGCTTGTTCTCGCCCTCGCTGAGGTTGCTGAGCATCACGACGACATCCGCGCCCTGGGACCGCAGGTCGGCGATCATCTCCCGGGCTATGCCCTCCGTATCGGTCAGGACGATCAGCTCGTCCGTCTTCTTCGTCACGGAGAAGAGCCAGGTCGAGAGCATCGCGAAGAAGCCGACCTTCAGGTCCCCCGCCGGGACGATGACGTTCCGCACAAATTTGCGCGCCACCTCGGGATCGGATATCGACACGTTCGAGAGGACCATGGGGAAGGACGCATGATCCAGGGCCTGCTTCAGATGATCCCAGCCGTAATCGAATTCGCGTTTGCCGATCATCCCCACCTGGACCCCGGCGGCCGAGAGGGCCGAGAACTCCGGGACCCCGCCGAAATAACGCCACATCGGCCCCTCGACGGCCTCCCCGGTCTGGACGAAGATGGCGTTCGGGTCATCCTGGGACCGTTCCTGTTCCACGAGCCCTGCGGCATGGGACAGCCCTCCGATGCGCACCGACGTCTTGTTCACCTTCTCCGAGATCGGCAGAAGCTGGCTCTTCAGATGATTGATGGAGAGGATCGTCACCCTCCCATCCCTTCCGGGGGCCGGGGAGACGAACGTCAGAAAGATGCCGCAGATTACGCCCATTCCCAACAGCCATTTTTTCATTTTGCTCTTTCCCTCCGAATCAACTTTTCCGCGTCGGCCCAGGACAGCGGTTGGGAGAAATAGAAGCCCTGCGCCTTTCCACACCCCGCCTCGGCGAGCCAGGACAATTGCTCTTCCGTCTCGACGCCCTCGGCGACCGTATCCAGGTTCAGCGCGTTCGCCATGTCGATGATGGTGTGCAGCATCCTGGCCTCCTTTTCGGAGTCGAAGACATGGCGGACAAAGGCGATATCCAGCTTGATGCAGTCGAGCGGCAGGGAATGGATGTACTGTAACGACGAGTAGCCCGTCCCGAAGTCGTCGAGGAAGATCCGGACCCCCATCTCCCGAAGCCTGTCGAGCGTCGCACTGACCCCCTTCAGGTTGTCGATAAGGACGCTCTCGGTCACCTCGACCACGAAACAGGAGGGGTCGATGGCCGCCTCATTCAGGGAGTCCTGGATGAGGGCCGCCGCATCGGGGCTCTGCATCAGGTTGGACGACCCGTTGGCCGAGAAGTAAAAGGTGTTCGAGGATTTGCGTATGGCCTCCATGGCGCGGCGCATCATGCAGCGGTCGATCTCGCCGACCAGCCCAATGCGCTCGGCGTAGGGGATGAAACGCGAGGGCGGCAGGAATCCCTTTTGAGGGTGCATCCAGCGCACCAGCGTCTCGAACCCACTGAGCCTCCGATCCTCGATGGAATAGACGGGCTGGAAGTAGGAGAGGAACTCGTCGTTATCAAGAGCCGAGCGGAGCTCGGCCCTCATGTTGAGAATGGAGCCGGAGAAGGGGACCTCCTCCTGTTCGTCGCGCCCCTCGAAGAAGATCACAGCCCCCAGCCCGACCTTCTTCGCGTTCTTCAGCGCGCTCATCGCCTTTTCGATGATGACCGAGGGGGAGTTCCAGGCGGAGATATCCAAAAGGGCCCCGATGCTCGCGCTGGGATGGACCACATCCTCCCCCACCTCGCAGGGAAGGTTGACCGCATCCCGCGCCCCCTCCAGCAGGGCAAGCAAGGGCGCCCTGTCCTGGACATCGCCCTGCATCTCGATCAGGAGGGCGAACTCGTCGCCGCCCGTCCGATAGATCGCGCCCCTGCCGTCCAAGGCAGCCTTGAGCCGCTCGGAGACCATCACCAAGATCCTGTCCCCGTTGACGTCCCCCACCTCGGCGTTGATGGTCTTGAAATGGTCCATGTTGATGAGCGCCAAGGCCGTCCGGCGGGCGGCGCCCGAACCGGACTCCGTCTTCTTCAGGACAGTACCTATGGCCTCGACCAGCGACGTCCGGTTGGGGAGCCCCGTAAGGTCGTCGTAATAGAGCTTCCAGGCGAGCCGCGTCTCAAGGCGCTTGCGGTCCGTCAAGTCCCGCGCCAGGAAGAGGATCACCTTGCGCTTCCCGAAGGTGATGGAGCGCTGATGAATCTCGACGGGGATCTCCACGCCGCCCAGGGAGCAAAGGAAGGCCTCGTAGACATCCTGCTCCTTCTCCAAGCGGGCGGAACCCTCTCCCTCGTCACTCCGGATCAGGGCCTCTATCGGCATCCCCCTGCCGTTTTTGGGCGCCCCCCCCAG
This window harbors:
- the modD gene encoding ModD protein, with the protein product MFFVPESRIKAWIKEDLNLMDLTVDALGIEDRPGCVECFPKEDCVIAGVEEAARVFRAVGALAEEVRPSGSHLTAGTVCLRAEGTAGQLHAVYKVAQNVMEYASGIATRTAELVRNARAASPSVEVAVTRKHFPGTKHLSVRAALAGGATVHRLGLSESILVFDQHRAFMDEAEFLSAIPRMAARFPERRIMAEAGSVEEAVRFAEAGVQVIQCERFSPDALRECVERVRRIRPEVRISAAGGIDADNAAYYAAAGADVLITSWVYFGRPQDVKMKFYAVQARF
- a CDS encoding ABC transporter permease subunit: MSDEVALSFPILLTLRVCVACVLLYLCVGLPCARFCSRRRGLLARALAFLVTLPLIFPPVAMGFLLLLLLGRNGPIGGPLERWLGLRIVFSEPGVILSAFVAGLPLVVRPLQAAMERPELRRLEEAARTLGCGAMGTFLFVTVPQVSRTLFSCLLLGVARASGEVGITMMLGGNISGRTNTLSLEIFNCVSRGDFDGAMRLCAVLAVVGTLLYALLEGCRARGGGGF
- the modA gene encoding molybdate ABC transporter substrate-binding protein; amino-acid sequence: MGRKWMRRVFPLALLCVFVFATAAFCGVAVTTGAGYKQMVEELGKAYRESGESLEEMYGGPIGQVLVQIKQGSGADVVISDRGALEAASQGLEFGRIEPLGDTVLVLAWRKGLSLESPKDLEKQDFARVAMPDPKAAIYGRAASAFLKSSGIGEKLGERLAVVSTVPQVFSYLASGEMDAGFVNRVMVLNGGQKLGGWLEIAEGYPPLRMVAAVVQGRETDAGVLSFLEFLKGEKGKEILKRHGIW
- a CDS encoding ATP-binding cassette domain-containing protein — translated: MLLGGVLLGGVLEVRVRKRLGDFSTGADFVLDGVGITALYGPSGAGKTTLLNMVAGLVVPDEGRIVHNGTVFFDAAERVFLPARRRGVGYVFQEHRLFPHLSVRNNLLFAPRFCGRPYSRSFFERVVALMDLEPMLGRGVGALSGGESQRVAIGRALLACTSFLLMDEPLASLDARLRDELMGYIATIPQALGVPVLYVSHAEEEIRRLADRVLVVERGEETRLRPPRSGLRGPGPGGKALRMPQGPIGKE
- a CDS encoding NAD-dependent deacylase: MDGNKRGKRLVVLTGAGMSAESGLKTFRDAGGLWEEYDVMEVASIEGWHRNPKLMTEFYNQRREQLAHVEPNLGHRILAELEEFFDVGIVTQNVDNLHERAGSTKVLHLHGELTKVRSVRDETRVRDIGYSRMEFGETDTDGSPLRPHIVWFGEAVPMIAEASRWVAGADIFAVVGTSLNVYPAAGLIHDLRPGTPAFLIDPNEVALPSSSHFTVIRAGAGRGMELLREKLLDLFPAPDPRQR
- a CDS encoding methyltransferase type 11, whose product is MVLSKNYGQLQRQGRQLRSRIAEGMVFLRRFVGAPRQVGSVIPSSPYLTRAVLDKIDWSQVRNIAELGAGTGVFTRSIVRRARPDARLLVFEIDPDLQRMIGVSHPGLKLYGDAQELPAILEDLGIDKLDCIVSSLPFTVLPPAMTARILDAVQDTLVSGGKFVAYQYSKIMKRHFESRFSEIRTSFVPINIPPAFVYECRGDIRKK
- a CDS encoding bifunctional UDP-sugar hydrolase/5'-nucleotidase, whose product is MKKWLLGMGVICGIFLTFVSPAPGRDGRVTILSINHLKSQLLPISEKVNKTSVRIGGLSHAAGLVEQERSQDDPNAIFVQTGEAVEGPMWRYFGGVPEFSALSAAGVQVGMIGKREFDYGWDHLKQALDHASFPMVLSNVSISDPEVARKFVRNVIVPAGDLKVGFFAMLSTWLFSVTKKTDELIVLTDTEGIAREMIADLRSQGADVVVMLSNLSEGENKRLAESVSGIHAIVGRGVSEKEEVQLQLVQGPDNWMTALAWSGSRGKFLGKLVLTTEKGRLLWEQTSWRLLNISPKTPPNPEVMRIAAEYEGKLNSSLERAVGFFETPVDAHKRALRIREMPLGDFVADGLRWRFKTDVGLANGGSLRGDRIFPAGEVSEKNLMEILPFGNTIDVITVTGKQLRQIMELSASALVAEGEHFDPAFRVPDGGFLQISGLKVVYDLKEKAASFDAEGRLLSWGNRLKQISVLKDGEWREVDDKEEYTVAVNSWTAGGGDRYFVFEEARRESTEVRDVDAMVDYLRFFPDGRVSMRTDGRIVIEK
- a CDS encoding EAL domain-containing protein; the encoded protein is MKLQKKVFRAIVGILLGLSLIMSVTTTHNTVKAFEGMERRFFEQNMFLLQKYIDDEVNRLTDYVADWGAWDAMYSFMETRDTLRFEELLTGTSLRALDIDFLAVLDRDMNAVVGYMINELGGEIPLSNEVLKRLKTVGSQFLAMEPGAPDSDSEGQSLSPHFMELDGSIYLFGSNPILMTNWSGPARGVIIVGVDFAKRLKQISETLGNPCEFLPVPSQRYPDRWSKSVAVEESAEGQALVWQSRGAVIGVDTPYALMIRTSRNIYNEGKKAVYNSYLWIFLNGIVLVVVVMELLSRLVLNRLEKLREVADTITEELSLSLRVPVTWDDEISDLSRSFNVVFGTLERIVMNIPDAMILCTPEGEVILANLQARRVLGLGGAPKNGRGMPIEALIRSDEGEGSARLEKEQDVYEAFLCSLGGVEIPVEIHQRSITFGKRKVILFLARDLTDRKRLETRLAWKLYYDDLTGLPNRTSLVEAIGTVLKKTESGSGAARRTALALINMDHFKTINAEVGDVNGDRILVMVSERLKAALDGRGAIYRTGGDEFALLIEMQGDVQDRAPLLALLEGARDAVNLPCEVGEDVVHPSASIGALLDISAWNSPSVIIEKAMSALKNAKKVGLGAVIFFEGRDEQEEVPFSGSILNMRAELRSALDNDEFLSYFQPVYSIEDRRLSGFETLVRWMHPQKGFLPPSRFIPYAERIGLVGEIDRCMMRRAMEAIRKSSNTFYFSANGSSNLMQSPDAAALIQDSLNEAAIDPSCFVVEVTESVLIDNLKGVSATLDRLREMGVRIFLDDFGTGYSSLQYIHSLPLDCIKLDIAFVRHVFDSEKEARMLHTIIDMANALNLDTVAEGVETEEQLSWLAEAGCGKAQGFYFSQPLSWADAEKLIRRERAK